One stretch of Scophthalmus maximus strain ysfricsl-2021 chromosome 12, ASM2237912v1, whole genome shotgun sequence DNA includes these proteins:
- the eno3 gene encoding beta-enolase has translation MSITKIHAREILDSRGNPTVEVDLWTAKGLFRAAVPSGASTGVHEALELRDGDKSRYLGKGTMKAVDHVNKDIAPKLIEKKFSVVEQEKIDKFMLELDGTENKSQFGANAILGVSLAVCKAGAAEKGVPLYRHIADLAGHKDVILPVPAFNVINGGSHAGNKLAMQEFMILPIGAANFHEAMRIGAEVYHNLKNVIKAKYGKDATNVGDEGGFAPNILENNEALELLKTAIEKAGYPDKIIIGMDVAASEFFRSGKYDLDFKSPEDASRHISGEQLGDLYRSFIKGYPVQSIEDPFDQDDWENWAKFTASTDIQIVGDDLTVTNPKRIQQAVDKKACNCLLLKVNQIGSVTESIRACKLAQSSGWGVMVSHRSGETEDTFISDLVVGLCTGQIKTGAPCRSERLAKYNQLMRIEEELGDKAKFAGKDYRHPKIN, from the exons ATGTCTATCACTAAGATTCACGCCCGGGAGATTCTGGACTCCAGAGGAAACCCCACAGTGGAGGTGGACCTGTGGACGGCCAAGG GTCTTTTCAGGGCAGCAGTTCCCAGCGGTGCATCGACCGGAGTCCATGAGGCCCTGGAGCTCCGCGACGGAGACAAGAGCCGCTACCTGGGCAAAG GTACGATGAAGGCTGTGGACCATGTGAACAAGGACATCGCCCCCAAGCTGATTGAGAAG aaGTTCTCTGTTGTCGAGCAAGAGAAGATTGACAAGTTCATGTTGGAGTTGGACGGCACTGAGAACAAAT CTCAGTTCGGTGCTAACGCCATCCTGGGCGTGTCGCTGGCCGTCTGTAAGGCCGGAGCAGCTGAGAAGGGCGTTCCTCTCTACCGCCACATCGCCGACCTCGCCGGACACAAAGACGTCATACTCCCTGTTCCT GCCTTTAACGTCATCAACGGAGGAAGCCACGCCGGAAACAAACTGGCCATGCAGGAGTTCATGATTCTGCCAATCGGAGCCGCCAACTTCCACGAGGCCATGCGGATCGGAGCCGAG gTTTACCACAACCTGAAGAATGTGATCAAGGCGAAGTACGGGAAGGACGCCACCAACGTTGGAGACGAGGGAGGCTTCGCCCCCAACATCCTGGAAAACAATGAGG ctctggagctgctgaagacGGCCATCGAGAAGGCCGGCTACCCCGACAAGATCATCATCGGCATGGACGTGGCCGCCTCCGAGTTCTTCCGCAGCGGCAAGTACGACCTGGACTTCAAGTCCCCCGAAGACGCGTCCAGACACATCAGCGGAGAACAGCTGGGAGATCTGTATCGCAGCTTCATCAAGGGCTACCCCG tccagtccatCGAGGATCCATTTGACCAGGACGACTGGGAGAACTGGGCCAAGTTCACCGCCTCTACGGAcatacag atcgtAGGAGACGACCTGACGGTGACCAATCCCAAGAGGATCCAGCAGGCGGTGGACAAGAAGGCCTGCAACTGTCTGCTGCTCAAAGTCAACCAGATCGGCTCAGTGACCGAGTCCATCCGGGC gtgtaAGTTGGCTCAGAGCAGTGGTTGGGGCGTGATGGTCAGCCATCGCTCCGGAGAGACTGAGGACACCTTCATCTCAGACctggtggtcggactctgcaCCGGACAG ATTAAGACCGGAGCTCCCTGCAGGTCAGAGCGTTTGGCCAAGTACAACCAGCTGATGAG gaTCGAGGAGGAGCTCGGAGACAAGGCCAAGTTTGCCGGTAAAGACTACCGCCACCCAAAGATCAACTAA